The Verrucomicrobium spinosum DSM 4136 = JCM 18804 genome includes a region encoding these proteins:
- a CDS encoding zinc-binding alcohol dehydrogenase family protein gives MKAIALTHYLPIADEKSLFDTDLPMPHPTGRDLLVKVLAVSVNPVDTKVRSPKPAVETTPKVLGWDAAGIVEAVGPEVTAFKPGDEVYYAGDITRPGSNAEYQLVDERIVGQKPSSLGFAGASAFPLVTLTAWEALFERLGIDPTGKKDAGKTLLIIGGAGGVGSIAIQLAKRAGLVVIVTASRPETTSWVQELGADHIVDHREPLGPQLKELGFAEVDCIANFFNTDIYWSAMAELIRPQGKIVGIVENDQPVDIDELKAKSATFVWEFMFTRSKFQTPDMAEQGHILTEVARLIDAGEFKPIHRDVLTPINATNLRQAHALLESKRSIGKTVLTGWSEPLNA, from the coding sequence ATGAAAGCGATTGCCCTCACTCACTATCTGCCCATCGCCGACGAGAAGTCCCTCTTCGACACCGACCTTCCTATGCCCCACCCAACCGGCCGCGACCTGCTGGTAAAGGTGCTGGCCGTCTCCGTGAATCCGGTGGACACCAAGGTGCGCTCCCCGAAGCCTGCGGTGGAAACCACCCCCAAGGTACTCGGGTGGGATGCGGCCGGGATTGTGGAAGCCGTGGGCCCAGAAGTCACGGCATTTAAACCCGGCGATGAGGTGTACTACGCAGGTGACATCACCCGCCCCGGTTCGAATGCGGAGTATCAACTGGTGGATGAGCGGATCGTGGGGCAGAAGCCCTCGTCCCTCGGCTTCGCCGGGGCCTCCGCATTCCCGCTGGTGACGCTGACCGCCTGGGAGGCCCTGTTTGAGCGTCTGGGCATCGACCCGACGGGGAAGAAGGATGCAGGAAAAACCCTGCTCATCATCGGTGGAGCCGGCGGGGTGGGCTCCATCGCCATCCAGCTCGCCAAACGTGCCGGCCTGGTGGTAATCGTGACCGCCTCCCGCCCGGAAACCACCTCATGGGTGCAGGAGCTGGGCGCGGATCACATCGTGGACCATCGCGAGCCTCTGGGTCCGCAGCTCAAGGAACTTGGGTTCGCCGAGGTGGACTGCATCGCCAACTTTTTCAACACCGACATCTACTGGTCCGCCATGGCGGAGCTCATCCGGCCCCAGGGCAAGATCGTGGGCATCGTGGAGAACGACCAACCGGTGGACATTGATGAACTGAAGGCGAAGAGCGCCACATTCGTGTGGGAGTTCATGTTCACCCGCTCGAAGTTCCAGACGCCCGACATGGCAGAGCAGGGCCACATCCTCACTGAGGTGGCGCGCTTGATTGATGCAGGGGAATTCAAACCCATCCATCGCGATGTCCTCACACCGATCAATGCCACGAATCTGCGGCAGGCCCACGCGCTGCTGGAGAGCAAACGTAGCATCGGCAAAACCGTGCTGACAGGCTGGAGCGAACCTCTTAACGCATAA
- a CDS encoding helix-turn-helix domain-containing protein, with amino-acid sequence MAETRDIPDYPLTDYVQPEIAELGLYVGRFEVLNTQMDRPPGMHRHGHFELFWLHGPAEHFNDFEHFKLPAEHPSFILVSPGQLHRWEGADDIRGTLISFTTAFFDGREPPPSRLMQLGFVNRMCYPPVLTADTTLEEDVTPLIARCEQEYATRGEGWMEVCRHSIRLILLLASRAWLRQKPEPREAGRSRELLQRFQAEVENSFRQPMSVASYARQLGVTAGHLNDVVRQFTAGTAGELIHARELLEARRLLMHTELSVSEIAYRLGYKDPSYFARVFRKSTGQAPADFRAAIRETCRAGVGREG; translated from the coding sequence TCTGTACGTGGGGCGTTTCGAGGTGCTCAACACCCAGATGGACCGCCCGCCCGGCATGCATCGCCATGGGCACTTCGAGCTCTTCTGGCTGCATGGTCCTGCGGAGCACTTCAATGACTTTGAGCACTTCAAGCTCCCGGCGGAGCACCCGTCCTTCATCCTGGTGAGCCCCGGTCAACTGCACCGGTGGGAGGGTGCCGATGACATCCGCGGCACGCTGATCTCCTTCACCACCGCGTTCTTCGATGGCAGAGAGCCTCCGCCCAGCCGCCTCATGCAACTGGGCTTCGTGAATCGCATGTGCTACCCACCTGTCCTCACGGCGGACACGACCCTTGAGGAGGATGTCACCCCGCTCATAGCCCGGTGCGAGCAGGAATATGCCACCCGCGGAGAGGGCTGGATGGAGGTGTGCCGACACAGCATACGGCTGATCCTGCTGCTCGCCAGCCGTGCCTGGCTGCGGCAGAAACCGGAGCCCAGGGAGGCAGGACGCTCACGGGAACTGCTACAACGCTTCCAGGCCGAGGTGGAGAACAGCTTCCGCCAGCCGATGTCGGTGGCCTCCTACGCCAGGCAGCTGGGTGTGACAGCAGGGCATTTGAACGATGTGGTAAGGCAGTTCACTGCTGGCACCGCCGGTGAACTGATCCATGCCCGGGAGCTCCTGGAGGCACGGCGGCTGCTCATGCACACGGAGCTCAGTGTCTCGGAGATTGCCTATCGATTGGGATACAAGGACCCCTCCTACTTTGCCCGGGTGTTTCGCAAGAGCACCGGCCAGGCCCCGGCGGATTTTCGTGCCGCCATCCGTGAGACTTGTCGGGCCGGCGTGGGGCGTGAAGGGTGA